GTTTTATTCCAGTAGAAAAAGTGCTGACTTTTGCAGAAGCCGTTGTTACCACACAGCGCGATTGGGGCAACCGTCATAATCGCAAAAATGCCAAAACCAAATATACACTTGAACGTGTCGGTGTGGAAAACTTTAAAAAAGAGGTAGAGCTACGCGCAGGTAGTGCTTTTTTGACCAGTAAACCTTATAAATTCACTCAAAGAGGTGATCAATTTGGTTGGTATAAAGGTATTGATGATAACTGGCATTTAACGCTGTTTATTGAAAATGGACGGTTGCTTGATTATCCAAACAAACCATTAAAAACGGGTGTTGCTGAGATCGCTAAAATTCATCAAGGTGATTTACGCATTACCGCTAATCAAAATCTAATTATTGCTAATGTTCCTGAACAACAAAAAGAAGCCATTGAAAAAATTGCCAGAGAGTATGGACTGCTTGACGATACGATCACATTACAACGTAAGTATTCCATGGCATGTGTTTCTTACCCAACTTGTCCTCTTGCTATGGCCGAAGCCGAACGATTTTTACCGACGTTTGTCACTCAAATTGAACAAATCTTAACTCAGCATCACTTATCTGAAGATTATATTATTTTACGAGTGACAGGTTGTCCTAATGGGTGTGCAAGAGCAATGTTGGCGGAAGTAGGCATGGTTGGTAAGGCTCCCGGTCGCTATAATTTATATCTTGGTGGTAATCGAGAAGGGACACGAATTCCACGTTTATATAAAGAAAACGTAAGTGTTGATGAAATTTTATTAGCGCTAGAACCATTAATTGAAGCTTGGTCAATTCATCGCAATAAAGACGAAGGTTTTGGCGATTTTGTTATCCGTCATGAAATTGTCAAACCAGTAATAAATTCAGCAATTGATTTTTATCAGGTCGTTAATTAAAGATCATCTACAGGTTTGTAGAACCTTATGACGTGCTTATTTGCTGATAAAAAACATATATAGCAATAAGGCATATGGTTATTACTTAATCATATTTGTCTTTTTTATATGTTCTTTTATACTTAAGTGAGTTATTAAACTATCTAATTTTATCAATAAAATTAATAACAAACATAATTTATAAATTAGATAACCTGCCTATAACCAGTTTGATAACAGTGTTAATGCTGGGTGGCGATCCGTTGTTTTAAATAATTCACTTTTTAGTACATGTTATTAATTATATACAGCAAATTATTTTAAATTAATGCAATACAATTATATCGATGGGAATAAAGTAATTTTTTCTTGGAAGATCGCTATCATGAACATACAACAATTAAGAATTATTCGAGAAGCAGCGCGTTGTAATTATAATTTAACCGAAGTAGCAAATACTTTATACACCTCCCAATCTGGAGTAAGTCGACATATTAAAGAGTTAGAAGAAGAACTCAATATTGATCTTTTTATCCGCCAAGGAAAACGCCTAATTAATATGACTGAACCAGGATTAGAACTGGTCGTGATTGCAGAACGTATTTTAAATGAAATTAATAACATACACCGTTTATCGACCATTTTTTCAAATGCGGATGAAGGATCTTTAGTAATCGCAACAACCCATTCACAGGCTCGTTATATCCTCCCTAACATTATAAAATCATTTAGAGTACTTTTTCCGAAAGTCCATATTATTATCAATCAAGGCTCATCAAGTGAGATTATTGCCCAGCTTCTTTCAGGCGAGGCAGATATAGGTATTGATAATGAAAGAGTTGATAACAGCTCTCTTGCTACCTACCCTTTTTATCGTTGGCATTACTCGATTGTGACACCGAAAGATCATCCTTTAACCAAAGCCGACAAAGTAACATTAGATATGTTGCAACCCTTACCCATAATTACTTATCGACAAGGGATCTTTCCTCGCAAAAGCATCGATAAAGCATTTTCAGCGATAGGATTGGCACCTAATATATCATTGAACGTCCAAGAACCTGATGTTATAAAAACTTACGTTGAATTAGGTTTAGGAATTGGTATTTTAGGCAATAAAATGTATAACCCTGAATATGATGTAAACTTGGTTCAACTAGATGCAAAACATCTGTTTGAGTCACATGTTACTTGGCTTGGCTTAAAGCGTCATAAATTACAACGTAATTATATTTGGCGTTTTATTCAATTATGTAATCAAGAGCTTTCATTGGAAGATATTAAAAATCATGCTCTATTTGATCAGACTCATTCCAAAATGCCTGATTATCAGATTTAATTTATATTAATAAAACGATACATATTAAATCATAAACTCAAACAGCTCATCTTGAACAAAGATATTTACAAGTATCGGTTGCCAATAGATATTGTCGCCCAATTCAACTTGCTGTTGTTCATATTGACGATAACTTACCGAGACATCAATATGCTTTGGTTGTCCTTCTACCGCAATTTCTAAAAAAACCGTTGGTCCAGCGGTGTGGATGCGTACTACTTGCCCTTGGATATCATTCTTTCTGGCCGTTTTAGCAATACTGATTTCATGAGGTCGAACATAAGCGATAGCAGACTGATCAGCCCAATTACCTTGCTCTTTCATATCTTTTCGGAAATCACCAATAATTAAGGTATTATTTTCAATGTAACCATGTAATAGATTGACGTCCCCTAAAAAATGCGCAACAAATGCTGTTTTTGGTTGTTTATAAACTTCTGCTGGCGTGCCTATTTGTTCTATTTGACCTTGGTTCATTAAAATTATTTTATCAGCAACTTCTAACGCCTCTTCTTGATCATGCGTAACAAAGATACTAGTAACATTCAGTTCATGATGAAAATCACGCAACCAGCGTCTTAAATCTTTACGAACTTTAGCATCTAAGGCGCTAAAAGGTTCATCAAGCAACAAAACATTAGGTTTTGATGCCAAAGCTCGTGCTAAAGCAACTCGCTGTCGTTGTCCTCCAGATAGTTGGTCAGGATAACGTTTAGCAAAATTTTCTAGCTGAACTAATCCAAGTAACTGATTAACCCGCTCATCAATCGCGGTTTTGCTCAGTCGTATTGATCTTGGTTTCATTTTCAATCCAAATGCCACATTTTCTGCCACATTCATATGGCGAAAAAGTGCATAATTTTGAAACACAAATCCAATATCTCGCTGTTTAGCGCTCAGCTGTGTTACATCAGTATCGGCAAAATAAATTTTGCCTGAGCTGGCTGTTTCTAAACCCGCTATAATGCGTAGTAATGTGGTTTTGCCACACCCTGAAGGGCCTAAGAGTGCAACTAATTCGCCTTGTTTTATACTAAAGTTAATATTTTTTAAGGCATCGAAGTTTTTAAAACTTTTATTAATATTCTGTAGTGAAATACCCATAGCTACCCCTTAGTGACTTATATAAAGTTCATTAACTAAGCGTCGTTCAATCCATTGACGAATCAATAGTAATGTAAGCGACATAATTAATAGCAAAATCGCAACACTAAATGCGGCAACAATATTGTACTCATTGTATAAAATCTCTACATGTAAGGGTAACGTATTGGTATAACCACGAATATGTCCAGAAACAACGGATACCGCGCCAAACTCACCGAGTGAGCGAGCCGTGCAAAGAACAACGCCATGCATCAATGCCCATTTGATATTTGGTAATGTGATATGGAAAAAAATTTGCCAACCATTTGCGCCAAGAACACTGGCAGCCTCTTCTTCATGGGCTCCTTGCGCCATCATTATTGGAATCAATTCCCTTGCGACAAAAGGAACAGAAACAAAAATGGTTGCTAAGATAATACCGGGAATGGCATAAATTATTTGGATATTCCATGCCTGTAAAAAGGGATAAAATGCACTTTGTGCACCAAATAGCAATACATAGATTAAACCCGCAACAATGGGAGAGATAGAGAACGGTAAATCAATTAAGGTCATTAATATCTGTTTACCTTTAAACTGATATTTAGTGATAACCCAAGCAGCACACACACCAAATATGACATTTAAAGGCACCGCCACTCCAACAGCAATAAGTGTCAATTTAAAAGCTGCTAAGGTATCTGATTCTGTGATCACCTGCCAAAAAGCCGTTATCCCATTGGCAAGCCCTTGAGCCAACACTACCAAGAGCGGTAAAAATAACAAAATTAAAAACAATAATATCGCTAATAGTATTAATAATATCTGTACACTGGTCAGTGCTTGTTTTTTATCGGTTATTGGGTTTGTTGGCAATATTGGCATAAATTTACCTATAGTCAGTTATTTTTATTAATATTACGGTTAAGTCTTCGCTGTAATGTGTTCATTAAAAATAATAGTATAAAAGCGATCAATAACATGGTTATGCCTATGGCGGCAGCAGCATCATAAGCATATTGATCAAGCTTCGAGACAATCAATAACGGCAAGATTTCTGTTTTAAATGGAATATTTCCAGCAATAAAAACGACAGAACCATACTCACCAATAGCCCGAGCAAAAGCGAGCGTAAATCCAGTTAACCAAGCAGGTAAAATAGCGGGTAAAATAACATGCATAAAAATTTTCCGAGGTGATGCGCCAAGCAGACTGGCAGCCTCTTCCTGTTCGCGTGGCAAGTCAGCCATTACAGGTTGTAAAGTGCGGACAACAAACGGCAGCGTGACAAATAAGAGTGCTAAGGTAATACCAATTGGCGTATAAGCGATCTTAAAACTAAACCAATAGCCAATAGGACCGTTTTGAGCATAAATTGCGGTTAAAGCAATACCCGCTACCGCAGTTGGCAAAGCAAATGGGATATCGATACAGATATCCATTATTTTGCGTCCTGGAAAACGATAACGCACCAGCACCCAAGCTAACAATAAACCAATAAAGCTGTTTAAACCCGCACTTATCAATGCGGTACTTAATGAAAGTATTAGCGCTAATAAAAATTGTTTACTGATTAATAACTTTTCCCATTCATGAAAAGATAATTTAGTTGAATAGATAAACAAGCCTAATAGCGGAATAAGAACAATCAAACTAAGAAAGGTTAAAGTATAACCTAACGTTAAGTTAAATCCGGGTATATTGCGTTGTTGTTTAAAGCTTACCACTTTCATAACTTATACCTTTAGAACTCATACCTTTAGAATTTGCACCTTTATAGGATAGGGTTAAGTGATAGCAACACATAACCATAATAAGCAATGCCTAGTTTATCTCAGCATAAATTGCATCAAAGATTGCACCATCACTAAAAAAGGCTTTTTGTACTTTTTGCCAACCTCCAAAGTAATCGTTAACGGTGACTAATTTAATTTCAGGAAATTGCTTAGCATATTGTTTAAGGATTTCAGGGTTTACTGGTCGATAAAAATGCTGAGCAATAATATGTTGTGCTGGTTCACTATATAAATACTCTAAATAGGCTTGCGCTTGCTTACGTGTGCCTTTGCTGTCTACGACTTTATCCACTAAGGCGACGGTTGGCTCAGCTAAAATAGATAATGACGGCGTGATGATTTCTAACTGATCACCACCTTGCTCTTTTAACGCTAAATAAGCTTCATTCTCCCAAGCAATCAATACATCGCCTAAACCTCGCTGCACAAAACTGATGGTTGCCCCTCTAGCGCCAGTGTCTAATACCGGTACATGTTGATATAATTTGGTTACAAATGTTCGCGCTTGTTCATCATTACCGTAAGTACTTCGAGCATAAGCCCAAGCAGCTAAAAAATTCCAACGCGCCCCGCCTGACGTTTTGGGATTGGGTGTTATTACTTCAATATCATCTTTAATTAAATCACTCCAATCATGAATCTGTTTTGGGTTACCTTTGCGGACTAGAAATACAATCGTTGAATTATAGGGCGCACTATTATTTGGCAATCTACTTTGCCATTCAGGTGATATATTAGTCTGATAACGATTTAACGCATCAATATCACTCGCTAAAGCAAGCGTCACAACGTCTGCTTGCAAACCATCAATCACTGAACGGGCTTGCTTACCAGAGCCCCCGTGCGAATTTTTTATAGTCAGCGTTTCACCTGTCTGCTGTTGCCAATACTCAATAAAGGTCTGATTATAGGCTTTATAAAACTCACGAGTTGGATCATAAGAGACATTAAGCAATTCAACACTATAGGCTTGCCCCATAAAAGTACATATTGCCAATAAAATTAAGCTAATACTTAACCAATATTGTTTGCGAACGATAGGTAATTTTTTCACTTGATACCTCATACTATTAAAGACATTAGCTTTTTTTGATAGGAATACCAAGATTAGACCAAATTATCGAAAGATGCGAAAACGATTATTTTGCATTAGGTTATAACAAAAATAGATATACTAAGTGGAAATTTAAATTTAGGGTTAATCTTATTCAGTATTATATAAATGTGAATAATTATGTGCTGAGTATATGGATTTTATGGATGATTGTTGATTTTTGTAAATCATTATAATATCACTAGCGTTGATAAAATAACGTTGCCAATATAGTCTCTGTTTTCCCTATCCACGTTGGCGGGCTCTCTGTAGCTTGATCATTATTCTTTTCCGTAGAAAAAAGCAGATAAAATATGCAATGCACCACGTTGGGATCTACGTAGACCTGCATGTTTTTTTATCTAAAGTATTAAATAAATCAGCATTTATTTGACCAACTCTGTGATACAGAGTCTGGTGATGTAAACTTTGTGGTGAAAAATGGAGTATCCATTTCAGTTTTGTTTCAGAGGTTCATTTATCTAGAATTATTTTATTATCAAGATATGAATGGAGGAATTTTTTAAGTAATCTTGTGTATCATTTTTATTTTTGAGATAAATAATATTAAATGGAGCCTCTAATTTGGTATGTGGTTCAAATATATTATTAATATGGATAAGAGTATATCTTAACAGTTATTTGTAAAGTCTTACTGTATATACAAGGGACCGTTTTTCCTGTAAATACTTTTCCTTCAATTAACTCAGAAAGAATAATTATTTTCCAACAGATAAAAGAAGTAGGTTCTATTTATATTCAGTTAGAATTTTTCTATTAACTTAATAACCTCACTTTAAAAATTAATTTGGCAACACAACCTACAAATTAGTCTAATTAATACTTTATAGGCTTGAGAAATAAAAATTTGTAATTCCGTTTATCGATTTTAAATATTGTTCCTTCTGAAATAGGATTTTTTTTGCATTTCTTTTGAATTTTTTTATCTAATAAAATTAAAAAGTTGTTATTATTTTTCCTTATTTGTCCCCTAAAGTCCCTTAATATAATGTTATAATTGCTTTGCTTTAATAGCAAATATATAAAAATCCATTAATTTAAATCATGAGGAATTATGTATGAATAAGAAATCAAATCACAACGCAGATATTGAAAACTCAAATAAAGGGACTAAAGGGACAAATCAAACATACGATAAAAATCAAGGAAATAGAGGAAAACAATTAAACCCTAATAACAAAAAGTAATATAATTTGAGGCTAGTCAAATTAGACTAGCCTATCTAAATTTAAGTCTTATTTTTAATCATTTTCGTTATTTCTTTAGAGATTTTTTTCATTTCTCTCTCAAATTCAGGGCTGAAATCCTCGTCACTTAAACATTGAGGTTTTATTAATCCCTTTTTTTTAAAATCAGGTTGGTTGGTAATATAACTAATGAAACTTAATAATTCATTTAATGAATGCGTTTTACGTTGTTTCTTCTTTTTTTGTTTTTCATAAAATCTATTAGATTCTATCTCATCATCATAACTGTCATTCATGGTATCTTGATAATAGTAAAAACAAAAACTTTTAAAATGCCAACCAATTATAGATAAGCTATTTTCAAATTCAGTGTAAGCTTGATGCAATTCAGTTTCTAATGATTTCATTTAAAAGTAAACTTTTATCAATATTCTTGCGAAATAATTTAGTAAATGTATTATTATTAGCTCTAAAATCATCATAGTTAACTTCTTGTATTGTTTTATAATAAGCATGAATACAAATATCTTTTTTAACTTTTAAATCCTCTATATTGTGAAAAGTATTATCACCATTGATGCAATAATTGATTATACTAAATTCAGTGTTTATAGGATAGCGCTCACTATGATGCGTAATATTTGAAACTATATACCCACTATATCCTCCTGCAATTAATGTAAAAAAAGTACCTATAAATAAATTCTTTATCGTTAATTTCTTTTTTTGGATCTGTTTGCAGTTTGGACACGTTATGTTTTCTTCAATATAAATATCTTCTTTGCAAGACTGATTTTCGCACTGAATTTTCATTTTCCTTTCCTAAAAAATTATTTATTTTTATATATTTTTTATTTTATATTTTAGGTTTAACAACAATCAAAAATAATTTTTTAACTTATTCATTTCAATCTGATAACTATTATAACCTTTTAATTTTTATATAATTAAGTTTTATTAGAATAAAATAAATATTAATATAATGAATATCATTCCTGATAAGTTCTATATCAAAGTTACAACGATAACGATATTTCTCAATTTTCTTTTTTTGAAATATACATAATAATGCAATAACTATTGGTTTTATCGTAAAAAATCATATTAAATGTGATCTATAGAGCTTAAAATCAGACTGAATTCCACCATATTTTGTTTTTGGCAAAAGCGTTTTCTTACCGTCGAAATCTCAGAATAGTTTGTCAGCCATTTGATTATCATTTTCGCCATTCAGAGTAATATTTATCTCCAAATTTAAATTTGGCCATTATTTAATCTTACTCAGATGTCAATGTAATCGTCTAATTCAATGGTAAATGGTGTTTTACTACTATTTTGCTCTTCGATAAAGTCTTGCACACTTATTTTTAGATCGATATTGTCATCAGATAGATACATAGTCACTGAGTAAATGATTAACGAAATTTAGTAAACCATTCTTAACTGGTGGATATTGATAGTATGTAATTTTATTTGCTTTTCTATCAAATACATCATTATTCTCATTCTTTAAATCGTTCCAACTATAATGAATAATATTAAAACATTCCAAAGAGATAATGGTGATTTTTCAAACCAAAGTTGTTTTGTTTGAGTGAACATTAATTTAACCACATCATAACCTAATTATTGATGAAGTTGCACAACCATACTCAGTGCAACAAAAGGACGTTTTGAGGAAAAAGATATTGAGGTGCAATACGATTTGATCCATTAATCTTTGTCGATATAAAACCATTCCTACCTTAGCACAAAACATCATTTCCATTGATAACCTAGATTTACAAATAGTCACAATCTTAGTATCGACCAAAAAACAATTAATTATTAGGTAAGTTAGAAAAATCCATAAATTATCTATTAGTAAATTGTTGTATCGTTTCAAGAGGCTGACTGAGTAGTCATATAAGAAAATCCATAATGTTTTTATTTCATTATGGATTTTTAATAATGTAAGGATATATCAACTGATCATTTTGGTGTTAACTGATCGGCATTATTTTTAAAACCACTTTTTTAACTTTATCAATAATATTATTAATTGACCCCGTACAACAATAAGAGGTTTTCTTTAGTATCATACGGTAAGTCATATTCACCTCTATTTAAATTTTATTAACATGTCACTAGTGCCAGTTTCGAAATAATCATTTAAAACATTTTTGAGCAAATAAGGGGCTCTTGGGATAGCATCAACCGTATCTCCTGCAATATGTGTTGTTAAAGTGATGTTATCTAAATCCAATAAAGGATCATTTTCTTCAATAGGCTCAACCCAGCTCACATCAAGTGCGGCACCAGCTATTCTTTTGTTTTTTAATGCATCAATTAAGTCATTTTTATTTAAAACCCCTGCTCTAGCTGTATTAATAATATAGCTATTAGGTTTCATATTATTTATGACATCTTTATTTATCATATTTTCGGTTTCAGGTGTTAACCGCATATGAAGGGAAAGAATATCAGATTGTTTTATTACTTCATCAAAATCTAGAAAATCTATACGTAATCCTTCTGCGGCTATTTTTGTTTTATCGATAAATGGATCATAGGCTATAACTTTAACTCCTAATGCATTTAGTCGTTTAGCAACAAGCTTTCCTATATAGCCAAGCCCAATTAACCCAACAGTATGATTAGTTAATACAGTTTTATATTCATCATTGGAAAAACTTTTTCTCCAGTTTCCTTTTTTTATTTCATAATGCGCACGTGCTATATTACGAGTTTCGGTAAACATCAAACCTAATGTAAAATCAGCAACAGGTTCAGCATTGCGAATCACATGAATTAATTTGATATTTTTTTCTTTCATGGTATCTAATGCGATATGCTCTAAACCACCGCGACAAGTACCAATTAATTTCAATTTAGTTGCTGCTTCTAACATTTTTTTGGAAATAGGCGCTATATGAACAAGCACATAGTCAGCATCTTTCATTTCTTCAATAATACCATCAGGAATAGCTACTTTTTCTGGACCATTTTTTTCTATTTCTAAAATTTTTTCTTGAAATTGTTCTTTTTTTAAATCAGAAAACCATTCAAAAGTTTTAATTTCAAGGTCTCCTGTTTTTCCTGGAAAGTTAATGTCTTTAGCAGCATCAATTAATGTTTCACTACTTACTAAAGTATCACCTACTACAATTAATTTCATTTTATTCATCCTTTATTTATTGTTCTTTAATATAATTATCGCCTAATGCTTGTCTTTCTAAATAATCATGAATTGCATCTTTTTTAAAGCGTACAAATAGATAGAAAACAATATAAACAATAACGCTTAGAGCTATGTATAAAGGGTTTTGTGTTAAAAATATTAAAAACAATCCACCCATTATGTGATTAGTCATTACTGCAAAGCTACAGACTAACATCGCTCCAGCTGGTAGAATAAAACCAATATCTCGTGCAACATCAGTAAAAATAGGAGCTACCGCAGTAATTACATATAGTCCACCTACACACCAAATAGTTCCTGTAATTAAGGATTTAAATATATTGCCGCCAGAAATGGCGATGATTAATTCAATCATATATGGAATAGCAATAAGATCGACCATAGGCAATGTTTCGTTACCAGGTAAAATAATTGCTAAAATAAAAACAATAGGAATAAGTAACATACCAGTTAATAATGTTGCTGATTCACCATAACCAGCTGCATCATTTATAGCTAAATACCACTCACGATTTTTTCCACTATTTTTTGCTGTTTTTCTTGATGCATCAGTAATAGTTGTAAATGCTGAAGCAAATACACCTGCTATTTTAGGGAAAACACACATCACAGTTGCAGTTGCAATACCAACTTTAGTTATTTCACCCCAGGCTTCTAGTTCATTTAAGCGAGAATAATTACCAGCAAAACCGATTAAACACCCTAATACTAATCCTAATGAAATTGGTTCTCCCATAAATCCTAGTTTTTCTTGTAGTGTTTGTGGATTCCATTTTACTTTATTCGCTCCTAATTTATTTAAAATCCAATCAACAACTATTGCTAGAGGAACTGAACATATGTGGTGTGGAGCGGTCATTGTACAGCCGGGGTAACCATAATAATTTGACCACCTTTTTGCAACAATTTCTGAACAAACAAGGGAGTAAAGATTAGATAAAATCATTAATCCAAGAGAAAGTATCAAATTACCTGTTACAATATAAAGCATCGACCCCCAAAGCATGAATGAGTAATTATTCCACATATCTGATGGCATAAAAATATTGGTAAATCGACTTATAAATAATAATACTTGAAAGACTAAACCAAACCCTAAAAAGATCATCCCTACTTCTGTTGAGTAAGCTACAACACTTGTTGCCTGCCACCCAGTATCTAAAACACGCAAAGATATCCCAGATGTTTCAACCATTCTATTTATAACAGGAGTAACAACTGGAGTATATGCACCTATTAGCATCCCAAAACCTGTTAAACCAATACCAGCATTAAGACCTGCTTGAAATGCTTTTTTCGGTTTAACTTTCATTATCAAAGCGATTATATAGATAATGAAAGGGACAACTATTGCCGCTCCAAATGAGCTCATAATACTTGAAAGTAGTGTTAGCATTAATTGATTCCTTTTATATGTAATGCCATAAAGCATAAATTATTGATATTTTGATAAAAAACCTTTCCGATTAATCGGAAAGGTCAATCTATATATCTAAATATTTAGTTCTTCAACTTTGCGTAATAATTCTTCTATAAATCCCTCTTCATCCATTCCTGTTAGTAAACCAACAGCATTAATTGTAGGAAGGTCATATTTTGATTTTAATGGGCTTGTATGCACAATAATATCCCATTTACCATTACTAAGTTGTCCGTCAACTCCACCAGGATTAACTTCTACTGTTTTAGCTTTATAGCCGTTGACCTCTAAAATATCTCTTACTTTTTCAGCAACCATTGAACTTGTTACGGTTCCTGATCCACAAACGGAAATAACATTAATATTTTTCATAACATACCTCACATACCTCTTATGTTTCTTATAAAATTCCATCTCTTAATGTCAAGTTAAATACTTTAGCAAGATCTTTTAACTCTTCAGTAGTTATAGATTGTTTTATTCCTGTCGTTACCGATGCAGCTTTTAAATATATGTCAGCCGCTTTATCAACAGTTTCAACTAACCCAAAAGCATCATCTATACTTGATCCTGCCCCCATAATTCCATGGTGAGCCCAAATTACGATTCTGCAATATTCCATTTTTTTGGCTGATTCTAAACCTAGCTCAATCGTACCGGCAGGCATCCAAGGAACAATTCCTACTCCATCAGGGAAAACTATGGCGCACTCGGTTATTTGTTGCCACAAGGTTTTTGTGAATGATTTTTCATCTAAATCATGAATGAATGTCATTGCAATTGTTGATGTAGCATGAGTATGGAATATAACTCGATGTTCAGGATCTTGAGCTAATCGCGTAGCATGGCATTTTAAATGTGATGCTAATTCACTAGTAGGATTTCCGCCATTAACTAATCCCCAAAGCTTTTGATATTTTTTGCCATCTTCAGATATTCTAATAATAACTAAATTATCGGCAGGATTTTTGATTACATTACGGAAATATTTGCCAGACCCTGAGACTAAAAATATTTTATTTTTTAATTCAGGGAGAGGAATAGGCATTACCGTTTCAGATTTAATATCATTAACATTAAGATATGGTGCTACTTCTTCTTCTTTTAATAGATAACTGATATTTCCTCCGTTTCTTTCAGCCCAACCTTTTGACCAAAGTTTTTCTGTAATATCACTCATTTCTCGAATAAATGGAGCATTGTCAATATTATATATAATCATAATTATTTATCCTGTTACTTAAAGTTAATAAAAAAATCATAAATATCTTTTTCATTATTTAAAGAGATTAAAGTTTTTACTTTCTCCTCTTTGCTAAACAACGAAATTAATTCTTGTAGAAGTATTAGTTGTGTTTCAGCGTGAGTGACACCAAGAGAAAATATCCAATTAACATCAATTTTCACATCATCGGTTCCCATAGCACCAAAAGATAATGGTTTTTGGAGTTTAGTAATAAATATGAAAGGTTTTTTTATATGTATGGGATCGGTATGAGGAATTGCTATATTTAATAAAGGAGTAACTAACCCTGTTGGATATTTTTCTTCTCTTTCAATTACATTATCTAAGTAACTTTTTTCAATATAATCATGTTCTAACATAACTGTATTTATATTGCTAAATAGTTCTTTTTGATCAAGATAAGAGTCACTTAACTGAATAAACGATGGGGATAAAAAAGATTTAAAAGATATGATATTTTCCATAAAATAGTCGCTTTTATTTAAA
The sequence above is drawn from the Gilliamella apicola genome and encodes:
- a CDS encoding sulfate ABC transporter substrate-binding protein, with amino-acid sequence MRYQVKKLPIVRKQYWLSISLILLAICTFMGQAYSVELLNVSYDPTREFYKAYNQTFIEYWQQQTGETLTIKNSHGGSGKQARSVIDGLQADVVTLALASDIDALNRYQTNISPEWQSRLPNNSAPYNSTIVFLVRKGNPKQIHDWSDLIKDDIEVITPNPKTSGGARWNFLAAWAYARSTYGNDEQARTFVTKLYQHVPVLDTGARGATISFVQRGLGDVLIAWENEAYLALKEQGGDQLEIITPSLSILAEPTVALVDKVVDSKGTRKQAQAYLEYLYSEPAQHIIAQHFYRPVNPEILKQYAKQFPEIKLVTVNDYFGGWQKVQKAFFSDGAIFDAIYAEIN
- a CDS encoding PTS sugar transporter subunit IIB, whose protein sequence is MKNINVISVCGSGTVTSSMVAEKVRDILEVNGYKAKTVEVNPGGVDGQLSNGKWDIIVHTSPLKSKYDLPTINAVGLLTGMDEEGFIEELLRKVEELNI
- a CDS encoding PTS galactitol transporter subunit IIC, with protein sequence MLTLLSSIMSSFGAAIVVPFIIYIIALIMKVKPKKAFQAGLNAGIGLTGFGMLIGAYTPVVTPVINRMVETSGISLRVLDTGWQATSVVAYSTEVGMIFLGFGLVFQVLLFISRFTNIFMPSDMWNNYSFMLWGSMLYIVTGNLILSLGLMILSNLYSLVCSEIVAKRWSNYYGYPGCTMTAPHHICSVPLAIVVDWILNKLGANKVKWNPQTLQEKLGFMGEPISLGLVLGCLIGFAGNYSRLNELEAWGEITKVGIATATVMCVFPKIAGVFASAFTTITDASRKTAKNSGKNREWYLAINDAAGYGESATLLTGMLLIPIVFILAIILPGNETLPMVDLIAIPYMIELIIAISGGNIFKSLITGTIWCVGGLYVITAVAPIFTDVARDIGFILPAGAMLVCSFAVMTNHIMGGLFLIFLTQNPLYIALSVIVYIVFYLFVRFKKDAIHDYLERQALGDNYIKEQ
- a CDS encoding 2-hydroxyacid dehydrogenase; this encodes MKLIVVGDTLVSSETLIDAAKDINFPGKTGDLEIKTFEWFSDLKKEQFQEKILEIEKNGPEKVAIPDGIIEEMKDADYVLVHIAPISKKMLEAATKLKLIGTCRGGLEHIALDTMKEKNIKLIHVIRNAEPVADFTLGLMFTETRNIARAHYEIKKGNWRKSFSNDEYKTVLTNHTVGLIGLGYIGKLVAKRLNALGVKVIAYDPFIDKTKIAAEGLRIDFLDFDEVIKQSDILSLHMRLTPETENMINKDVINNMKPNSYIINTARAGVLNKNDLIDALKNKRIAGAALDVSWVEPIEENDPLLDLDNITLTTHIAGDTVDAIPRAPYLLKNVLNDYFETGTSDMLIKFK
- a CDS encoding PTS sugar transporter subunit IIA: MENIISFKSFLSPSFIQLSDSYLDQKELFSNINTVMLEHDYIEKSYLDNVIEREEKYPTGLVTPLLNIAIPHTDPIHIKKPFIFITKLQKPLSFGAMGTDDVKIDVNWIFSLGVTHAETQLILLQELISLFSKEEKVKTLISLNNEKDIYDFFINFK
- the rhaD gene encoding rhamnulose-1-phosphate aldolase, whose product is MIIYNIDNAPFIREMSDITEKLWSKGWAERNGGNISYLLKEEEVAPYLNVNDIKSETVMPIPLPELKNKIFLVSGSGKYFRNVIKNPADNLVIIRISEDGKKYQKLWGLVNGGNPTSELASHLKCHATRLAQDPEHRVIFHTHATSTIAMTFIHDLDEKSFTKTLWQQITECAIVFPDGVGIVPWMPAGTIELGLESAKKMEYCRIVIWAHHGIMGAGSSIDDAFGLVETVDKAADIYLKAASVTTGIKQSITTEELKDLAKVFNLTLRDGIL